The following proteins are encoded in a genomic region of Arthrobacter jiangjiafuii:
- the uvrB gene encoding excinuclease ABC subunit UvrB codes for MSLAQDIKRVVAPFEVISDYSPAGDQPTAIKELAERINAGEKDVVLLGATGTGKSATAAWLVEQVQRPTLVMVQNKTLAAQLANEFRELLPNNAVEYFVSYYDYYQPEAYVPQTDTFIEKDSSINEEVERLRHSATNALLTRRDVIVVATVSCIYGLGTPEEYIEGMVTLRKGQQMNRDDLLRRFVSMQYARNDMDFHRGTFRVRGDTVEIIPMYEENALRIEFFGDEIENIYTLHPLTGDVIRDEEEMYVFPASHYVAGEDRMHRAIRQIEDELQVRLAELESQNKLVEAQRLRMRTTYDLEMMQQMGFCNGIENYSRHIDGRGPGTAPHCLLDYFPDDFLLVVDESHVTIPQIGAMYEGDMSRKRTLVDHGFRLPSAMDNRPLKWDEFLERIGQTVYMSATPGKYELSKSDGYVEQIIRPTGLVDPQVIVKPSKGQIDDLLGEIRIRTERNERVLVTTLTKRMAEDLTGYLLEHGIKVEYLHSDVDTLRRVELLRELRMGTFDVLVGINLLREGLDLPEVSLVSILDADKEGFLRSSTSLIQTIGRAARNVSGEVHMYADRITDSMAKAIDETNRRRAIQVAYNKDHGVDPQPLRKKIADITDSLAREDADTKALLAEAAEKKNRKTTGKGKGGIRKDGLAAAPAEDLAGLIASMTEQMHAAAAELQFELAARLRDEVGDLKKELRQMQNAGHA; via the coding sequence ATGAGTCTTGCGCAGGACATCAAGAGAGTTGTTGCCCCCTTCGAAGTAATCAGCGATTACTCCCCGGCAGGCGATCAGCCAACCGCCATCAAGGAACTTGCCGAGCGCATCAACGCCGGCGAAAAGGACGTGGTCCTCCTCGGTGCCACCGGTACCGGTAAGAGTGCGACGGCGGCCTGGCTGGTCGAGCAGGTCCAGCGGCCCACGCTGGTGATGGTGCAGAACAAGACCCTCGCCGCGCAGCTCGCCAACGAATTCCGTGAGCTGCTGCCCAACAACGCGGTGGAGTACTTCGTCTCGTACTACGACTACTACCAGCCCGAGGCCTACGTCCCGCAGACTGACACCTTCATCGAGAAGGACTCCTCGATTAACGAGGAAGTGGAACGCCTGCGGCACTCCGCGACCAATGCGCTGCTGACCCGGCGCGACGTCATCGTGGTGGCCACCGTTTCGTGCATTTACGGCCTGGGCACGCCGGAAGAGTACATCGAGGGCATGGTCACGCTGCGCAAGGGCCAGCAGATGAACCGCGACGACCTGCTGCGCCGGTTCGTGTCGATGCAGTACGCGCGCAACGACATGGACTTCCACCGGGGCACCTTCCGGGTGCGCGGGGACACCGTGGAGATCATCCCGATGTACGAGGAAAACGCGCTGCGCATCGAGTTCTTCGGCGACGAGATCGAGAACATCTACACCCTGCATCCGCTGACCGGAGACGTCATCCGGGACGAAGAGGAAATGTACGTCTTCCCTGCCTCGCACTATGTGGCAGGGGAAGACCGGATGCACCGGGCGATTAGGCAGATCGAGGATGAGCTGCAGGTGCGGCTGGCGGAACTGGAATCCCAGAACAAGCTGGTTGAGGCGCAGCGGTTGCGCATGCGCACCACCTACGACCTGGAAATGATGCAGCAGATGGGCTTCTGCAACGGCATCGAGAACTATTCGCGGCATATCGACGGCCGCGGACCGGGAACGGCACCGCACTGCCTGCTGGACTACTTCCCGGACGATTTCCTGCTGGTGGTGGACGAATCACACGTGACCATCCCGCAGATCGGCGCCATGTACGAGGGCGATATGTCCAGGAAGCGGACCCTGGTGGACCACGGCTTCCGGCTGCCCTCTGCCATGGATAACCGGCCGCTGAAGTGGGACGAGTTCCTGGAGCGCATCGGCCAGACGGTCTACATGTCCGCGACGCCGGGCAAGTACGAGCTCTCCAAGTCCGACGGCTACGTGGAACAGATCATCCGTCCCACCGGGCTGGTCGATCCGCAGGTGATCGTCAAGCCGTCCAAGGGCCAGATTGATGACCTGCTGGGGGAGATCCGGATCCGCACCGAGCGGAACGAACGCGTGCTGGTGACCACATTGACCAAGCGGATGGCCGAGGACCTGACCGGCTACCTGCTGGAGCACGGAATCAAGGTCGAGTACCTGCACTCCGACGTCGATACCCTGCGCCGCGTGGAGCTGCTCCGCGAACTGCGGATGGGCACCTTCGACGTGCTGGTCGGCATCAACCTGCTCCGCGAAGGCCTGGACCTGCCCGAAGTGTCGCTGGTGTCGATCCTGGACGCCGACAAGGAAGGCTTCCTGCGCTCCTCCACCTCGCTGATCCAGACCATCGGCCGTGCTGCCCGTAACGTCTCCGGCGAAGTGCACATGTACGCGGACCGGATCACCGACTCCATGGCCAAGGCCATTGACGAAACCAACCGCCGCCGCGCCATCCAGGTTGCGTACAACAAGGACCACGGCGTGGATCCGCAGCCGCTGCGCAAGAAGATCGCCGACATCACCGATTCCCTCGCCCGGGAAGACGCCGATACCAAGGCGCTGCTGGCCGAAGCGGCGGAGAAGAAGAACCGCAAGACCACCGGCAAGGGCAAGGGCGGCATCCGCAAGGACGGCCTGGCTGCCGCTCCGGCCGAGGATCTGGCCGGGCTGATTGCGTCGATGACCGAACAGATGCACGCCGCCGCGGCGGAACTGCAGTTCGAACTCGCCGCCCGGCTGCGTGATGAGGTGGGCGACCTGAAGAAGGAACTGCGCCAGATGCAGAACGCCGGGCACGCTTAA